A stretch of Perognathus longimembris pacificus isolate PPM17 chromosome 1, ASM2315922v1, whole genome shotgun sequence DNA encodes these proteins:
- the Nr4a1 gene encoding nuclear receptor subfamily 4 group A member 1 → MPCIQAQYGTSAPSPGPRDHLASDSLTPELSKPTMDLASPEAAPTAPTAPTALPSFSTFMDGYTGEFDTFLYQLPGTAQPCSSTSSASSTSSSSATSPASASFKLEDFQVYGCYPGTLSGPLDETLSSSGSDYYGSPCSAPSPSTPSFQPPQLSPWDGSFGHFSPNQTYEGLRAWTEQLPKAAGHPPPAFFSFSPPTGPSGSLAPSSLKLLPSQAAHQLGEGESYSMPAAFPGLPPTSPHLDSSGLLDAPMTSAKARSGAPGASEGRCAVCGDNASCQHYGVRTCEGCKGFFKRTVQKSAKYICLANKDCPVDKRRRNRCQFCRFQKCLAVGMVKEVVRTDSLKGRRGRLPSKPKQPPDTSPVNLLTSLVRAHLDSGPSTAKLDYSKFQELVLPRFGKEDAGDVQQFYDLLSNSLDVIRKWAEKIPGFTELSPGDQDLLLESAFLELFILRLAYRSKPGEGKLIFCSGLVLHRLQCARGFGDWIDSILAFSRSLHSLVIDVPAFSCLSALVLITDRHGLQEPRRVEELQNRIASCLKEHMAAVAGEPQPASCLSRLLGKLPELRTLCTQGLQRIFYLKLEDLVPPPPIVDKIFMDTLPF, encoded by the exons atgccctgtattcaagcccaatATGGGACATCAGCCCCGAGCCCAGGACCACGCGACCATCTGGCCAGTGACTCCCTGACCCCTGAGCTCAGCAAGCCCACCATGGACCTAGCCAGCCCCGAGGCGGCTCCCACTGCTCCCACTGCccccactgctctgcccagcttcAGCACCTTCATGGATGGCTACACTGGAGAGTTCGACACCTTCCTCTACCAGCTGCCAGGGACAGCCCAGCCATGCTCTTCCACCTCTTCTGCCTCCTCTACGTCCTCATCTTCGGCCACCTCGCCCGCCTCTGCTTCCTTCAAGTTGGAGGACTTCCAGGTGTACGGCTGCTACCCTGGCACCTTGAGTGGCCCACTCGATGAGACCCTGTCCTCCAGTGGCTCTGACTACTATGGCAGCCCCTGCTCAGCTCCATCCCCATCCACGCCCAGCTTCCAGCCACCCCAGCTCTCTCCCTGGGATGGCTCATTTGGCCACTTCTCCCCTAACCAGACTTATGAAGGCCTGCGGGCCTGGACAGAGCAGCTGCCCAAAGCGGCTGGGCACCCACCGCCAGCCTTCTTTTCCTTCAGTCCTCCCACTGGTCCTAGTGGTAGCCTGGCCCCGAGTTCCCTGAAGTTGTTGCCGTCCCAGGCTGCTCACCAGCTGGGAGAAGGAGAGAGCTATTCCATGCCAGCTGCTTTCCCCGGCTTGCCACCCACATCCCCGCACCTCGACAGCTCAGGGTTGCTGGACGCGCCCATGACCTCAGCTAAGGCCCGGAGCGGGGCTCCAGGGGCAAGCGAGGGCCGCTGTGCTGTATGTGGGGACAACGCTTCGTGCCAGCATTACGGGGTCCGCACCTGTGAGGGCTGCAAGGGCTTCTTCAAG cgcacaGTGCAGAAAAGCGCCAAGTACATCTGCCTGGCGAACAAGGACTGCCCTGTGGACAAGAGGCGGCGGAACCGCTGCCAGTTCTGCCGCTTCCAGAAGTGCCTGGCTGTGGGCATGGTGAAAGAAG TTGTCCGGACAGACAGCCTGAAAGGGCGGCGGGGCCGGCTACCTTCCAAACCCAAACAGCCCCCGGATACCTCCCCTGTCAATCTACTCACTTCCCTTGTCCGGGCACACCTGGACTCCGGGCCCAGCACTGCCAAATTGGACTACTCTAAG TTTCAGGAGCTGGTGCTGCCCCGCTTTGGGAAGGAGGATGCTGGTGATGTGCAGCAGTTCTATGACCTGCTTTCAAATTCCCTGGACGTGATCCGAAAGTGGGCAGAGAAGATCCCAGGCTTCACTGAGCTGTCCCCGGGTGACCAGGACCTGCTTCTGGAGTCAGCCTTCTTGGAGCTCTTCATCCTCCGCCTGGCCTACCG GTCTAAGCCGGGGGAAGGGAAGCTTATCTTCTGCTCAGGCCTGGTGCTGCACAGGCTGCAGTGCGCCCGTGGCTTTGGTGACTGGATTGACAGCATCCTAGCCTTCTCCAGGTCCCTGCACAGCCTGGTTATTGATGTCCCTGCCTTCTCTTGCCTCTCTGCTCTTGTCCTCATCACCG ACCGGCACGGGCTGCAGGAGCCAAGGCGGGTGGAGGAGCTACAGAACCGCATTGCCAGCTGCCTGAAGGAGCACATGGCAGCTGTGGCCGGTGAGCCCCAGCCGG